Genomic segment of Eupeodes corollae chromosome 2, idEupCoro1.1, whole genome shotgun sequence:
acacatttgcatttttttttatcctATTTTTTGGTAGCGTTTCATTAAAGAGTAAACATTTTAGGGAAAAAAGGTCGcgaaaaattttgtatgacgGACCTTATTATCGTAAACGTTTCtttagttcttttaaaaaattccattttaaatattcGGTTAGaattcatacatatatatatttatttgtataaatgtttgaaaaattacttttggcTAGTTTTACTGTTAAAAGGGGAAATAAGCACCCGATTTATTGGTTCACCATTTATTTACGATAAATTCACGACAATAAACTACATAGTCAGTTTTTCAAACTGCGTTTATTTTAGCCTTTTAGTAGTGCTAATTTTATTACCAACTTAACTTTACCAGgggttaattgaattttatttacgtCAACAACTCGAGAGACTTAAGGTCAAAGACCTTAGGTTTTTGGCCAAAAACATCTGTAGTGGAGTATGATTTCACAcgcattacaaataaaaaatccttACGTATCGTACGCATATCAACTGTAATATGAGTACCTTTCTgaacaaaaaccttaaatgtATCGTAACAAGTGTTCAAAGATTAGTATAAGAAATGTTCAAATagttagttttattgacttcaaaagatacaagaacaaaacattatattcttaattgtaagattcaataaaataatctttataattttcaaactttaaaaccttaaaaatgttCCTCAACTATTCTGGTTCTATAGCGAAGAGCGTTCAATGAGAATTCATACAGAAGGTCCCAACCTAGTTTTCCATTCAAGATGTTGATCGTTTCTTCTAAACTGAGTTTATCTATTCCAAAATAGCGCTTTCGGAACTCTCTGACTATTGGACAAACTCCCAGGAAATAAAATACATCTTCGCGTTTGCGATTGCATAAATCGCACAATATTGGCAATTCTGGACGTTGAGTAATGTAGTTCAAATTGATGAGTTCACCTCTTAATTTAAGTAACAAGCTGATTTTTTGTGTACTGTTTTTGGCCAAGAAGTAGGTGTTATGGTTCAAGAAATGGAAACTTTACTGTAGTAAGACCTGTAAATAGATGCTTCAGCTTTACTCATAAACTTATCGTACATCATGTTGCAGACTTTTTTCAGCAAGtcatcaaaattcaattaaagcaCCTCGATACTTTCGTCTGCTGATATCGAAGAAGTAGTTGAGCATTCAATTgccatttttttctaatttttaacacACGAAACTTCAGAAATGATAGCTTGTGTGCGTACTATTCGGGGAATTCTTTCCTCACCCATCGCCAAAACTCTTGACACGTagttgaaatgtaatttaagtgCGTCTAAAAAGAGGGGTCCTATTCCTGTTTCAAGATGTAACATATAGTTGGCCCTCGTACTTGGCAACTTaaaagtacttttaataaaaaaacggaGGAACTTTTCCACAGCTTCAAACAATCGGTACCCCCATACTTGCGCTCCGTAAAACAGTATTGCAAAACAATATGAGCCAAACGCTATTTCTTAGAATGCAATTTCTCCACACAGAACACATAGAGCGCTTTGCTTCCTATAATTtggtttgaaaatgtttttctagATTCAAGTTAGATGCAATTAAAACTCCCAGATACTTCTATTCCTTTACTATTTCTTTCGGTTCCTCGTCAAATGTCCACTGCTTCCCGGGGAATTGAATCGAAGGCTGctcaaaaatccacaaaaaaagcgtaaacctttttttctttacttttatagatattagaaatatttataaatgaaaaaatttggTCAATTGTCGAGTAGTCTTTACTAAAGCCAGCTTGGAATTCGTTTAATATTTGCTCAGATTCGTTGAGTCTATTATATAATGTCGAGCCAAGGATCATTActgctgtatttaaaaatgagatGCCTCTATAATTTAATGGATCttcaaaattaccttttttatgtaAGGGAAAAATAATTGCCTTTCAAAAACTCTCGGGGACGTCAGCGGTGTCGAAAATTCTGTTTTACTCCAAAGTTAGAAGCCGTTATAAAATCTGgtgcaatatttttataatattcataCGGTATTCTGTCTTCCGCTTtatctttttttgctttttcaataactatttttacCTCATTTTGGGATACAGGCGCATCCAGAAACTCATCAATTATTAAAGGTGGTGCATATTGAAACGATGGTGCTATATCGATTTGTGAGTTCTCTGCACCTCCCTGTAATCTTTGCTATAAGTAAGTATAACACTACatgaaaacaaagttttgtttttgaaagctgACTAGACTAAAGCCGATTTTCTTCAGCCAAAGTTGAACATAACTTgaggatttttttataaactcctGGTTTTGAATTTATTCAGTCAAAGTTACGGTTTAAAACTTGCTTTTTGacatagaaataatatttttagtagACCGGTGGCGTGATGGTTGATGCATTAGACTGTAATGGCCGaattcttgggttcaatccccttctatgccatctaaagttttttttttttcacgggtgctgcctcttgcgaggaatcgacaaattctccaagagtaattcatgaaaagtgatttctcaaattagccgttcggattcaactttaaactgtaggtcccctccatccctgacaacagtactcgcacacataaatggttgagagttgtaaatcattaggtcctagttctcaacaaaCTGTTGGGCTATCGAATTTATTTAGTTGAGATTATTTAATGTGAAGTTTGTGTTTTCAACAAATTCTTGTGAACCACGTTTCAAGTCAAAATGTGACTGCCAAAATTCTTAGAATGGTGACTATAATGACGCTCATATACAAATGGGTTCTTTTTAGTATTTGGAGTAGTAGAACAGCATATTGtctataattattaattatccctcaattaaaaatgaaacccCGTTTTTTTAGACACAACATTTTTCCTAACCCTAATAAAAACAAGTCATATAAGAAATTTAATCATAAAAATGGCAGCTTCggcttcattttcaaaaacattttcccAACGATGTTTCTAAATTCTAAAGTaggttaacttttaaaattaaacttaggGGTATAGAAACAAAGAACGCTAAAAAACGAATGTAAACTAGATTTTTAACTCTAGATTTataataaacttgaaaaattgtcTTAAGTTAGGTAAGTTGTTAAATAATACGGAAGTTTGTACATACCACTatcttattttacaaaaagataGTGGTATGTACAAATATAGCGCCACCTATTGCATGTTTATTATCTACGAACATACCCCTTTCGTTCACCTTTCGTTCAATTTACGAAATGGGAAacgtaaaaaacaaacaaacatttttaaaagataaaagtagtttaaagccaatacctcaaagttttgaaaatatatttgggcagaaaatcaatttttaaccaatatttaataattttttgtaagaaaccgtcaattcgatttttttcaaaatttgcctgaatgttgaaaacaatatttcttataagttaaattcaaatttttgaaaagatattcgagtcgaaagtaaatttttaccaactttaagtaatgttttttttaggtttttattttttataaaaaaaaattacttcagcCTAAAATACATCTGATTAAATAAAGCATACTCagttagataaataaataaattttttgtatattttgaagcATTTCCAACTTATTTTGCTGACTTTGTTGctgtttagtttaatttatttatgctttatgtatgtatttaatttatttatttaataatttcatgttaattttgtttcaccaGAATAGCaattactcaattttttttttaaatgtgaggTTTTTAACTTagcttaaaatatgtttttaacatatttaacCCCGGACTAGGCCTTCGCCTATTATATAGGAATTTCtcctatataatattttttaatgcaatGTTCGTTACATAGTTCAACATTCATCTAAATACATatcttttttaagtaaaaccaaaatctttatttgtCTCGAACAGTTATAATTATTGTAGTAGAatgtatgttttaaattaacAGTAACCTATAGTTATGATGTAAAGTTTTATGTACAGAAACTTTAATTTGTAGTGTGTGCATCATCTGTGTTCCCTAGAAAGATACAATTTTCACCCTTTTCTAAAGCAAAACTCAATTATTCACAAAAATTCCTTGATATTTATGTTCAACTGATAAATACAGTAGCAGCAACAAATATGAAcataatgcaaatattttttttaggtaccATCAATAAGTTtcccatttaaaattaaatgaaaaattgggacttttaaaagtttgtgttatttaaaaattatgattacAAAGTGcatttaagtagtttataggtaaaaaatcaaattcaatagTCCTAATCTAACAACGGACTGAACAAattgtacatttaaaaaaaaaatcaatagaaattaagaaattcatttgaagaacaaaatgtgaccataattagttttataatcattcttttttcttgttcaaTACTCAATCCCGTCATCTTATCAAAGGGAAGCTTCTCCCATTAGTATGAACAAATTTTCCAACCCTCACTGTTTTGGTCGCAAGAAAGCGAAAGAGTACTCGTATAatgtacatacgagtatagCCCCAGCCATCTCCCGGTCTAGATGATCTTTGAACTTAATTAATTAAGCACAATGATCTCAATTGTCGgttctgtatttttttatttttattttttttttcctgaattgattttgattaaacTACACATGTCTCCGGCTACTATACGAAGACTACAACGACTCCGACGACGATGTCGACGATGAAGTCGAAACATGCATCCCAGCTAACAACTACTATATTCTACTTGTCTTCACCCTATGAGGCTGAGACTGAGCTGAGCTGAGTTGGGCTGGGCTGATGGACATAATAAGTATTATAAACTCATTCAATATGTGTgtacaaattttttcattttcattaaaatcattttcgagCATTTTtccaaacgacgacgacgacaacgaagtCCAGAGCGTTCCAAGACATAAGATTAGTCAGATTAAGTATCCGTCCCAGAGAAGTtgataaaaaactgaaacaaattatttgaaagtaataaaaaatcacttcgaaataaataaaaccaaaccaaacaaaaaaaaaaaacataaactgatacaaacaaaaattgtaacttCCACTCCTATTAATAAATCAATGATCGTGTTATCtctgtttgattaaaatttcaaaaaaaaaaataaataaataaataagtctaTAAGTAAACACACCTTTGTTATCATCAGAAACGTAGTGAGCTGTGTTTTAAGTGTATGAGTGCGTATCTATATGTGCAACTTAGagtatgtaaatattaaaaattctcaACATAATTCGCGTACGTTCGTATATCTCCGAGAACGGGTATTCATAtacaaagttgttttatttgttatgttaTGATAGTATCTCAAACACGATTTACAAAAATGACTCATTCCGGAATTTAAGACGATtcgtttaagttatataaaatgtatctaGATACATACGAGCACTATCAACCGCCACACCAATACAATTAagagattaaaaacaaattaaaacaaaatttccataAACATGCCAAAGGGAAGTACAAACTCTGAAAATGTTCATTTCGATTTCAGAGGAAGAACGGGCGATACGTCAACATCGACCATTAACAGCGTTGGTAGTGTCAAAGCTGCGAGTGTTCGTTCAAGCCCAACCACTAGCGTTACTGGCAATTTTATCGGAAGTGCGAAAACCGGCCCTTTCAACAATCATcaatattcaaatattcaaatcgaTTCGAGTAAGACGTTaattctctcgaaattcttcaATACTTCCTCCTCCGGTGGAGCCGACTCGATTCCGGCCTACGAAAATCTTTGCTCCGGATGCGGCTATGGGGTATTCGGAGCTCGCGGAGACTTGTGCAATTTCTGTCAGTATGTTTTAAATGGGTGTCCCCAAGAtaacatttatgaaaatatatgcGATAAGTGCTCTCAATTGTTTAGCGGTGACGAGTGTTTGGCATGTTTGAGTttggaaaacaacaaaaacaaacacattaaTACACATAAATACGATAACACAAACACCAACGTCAACGTCAATTCAAGTTGCtcgaagaagaaaaagttaaaaaagcgtTTGATTCACAGTCTTCTCGGGTCTTTGAAGCGAGTTAAGTCGTTTAATGCATCTACGCCgttatcgtcgtcgttgtcgtcgccgCAGCGTCAAActccatcgtcatcatcatcattaggCAATGTAAAATCCCCTATTCGCAATCGGAAATTACAAATCGTTCACAATGTCGAcggatttgaaaatgttttttgtacaaatgaAACGTTCGATCTAAATCGCATTTGTGagcttaaacaacaacaaaagcaacaaaaacaacaactcaaAGCTAGTACTAGCGATCATCATATCTATGGCAAATTGCGCATAAGCGAGGATGATCATTTGCATCAAGCACGATTTAAATGCATAAAACAGAAATCACAATCGGACGATTATCTAATCAGTGCTAGCGgtggaataggaataggaattgAAATAGCCGACAATAGTAGTGTATATTGTAGCACCTCCCTAAATAGTCACGATTCATTTGATATTGATAACAATAACTATTcattatcgtcgtcgtcgtatttGCATATACGAAGTAGTGTTAGTGAATGGATGACGTCATTGCGGTGTGAAACCCACGATTATTATAGTTTTGGGGCGCCCGACACGATTCTTAGTAATCCAAAAAGTATTCCTGGGAATTTCGCAGAATTTTGTGCTGCTTCATCGTTTGTATTTTATCCCAAACACAAGTACTTAGCATACGGATACGATCATCAGATGCAAACAAAAAGCGAATCATTAAGTCGTCAGGTAGACGCAGAATTCACACAACAAATGGTTAATGAGTTTAAACGGAATCTCATGGAGAAACCAGGGCCACACAATAGTGTTGCTTACCAGCAGCAGTTGAAAACAAAGCGTCACGGTATTCACCTGAAACTCGacgatattgaaaacaaacaattaaaactgCCTGAGCTACAACAACAACgagtacaaaataattttcatccAGTAGACgtcaacttcaacttcaacgtGAACGCTAACGTTAATGATGACAATCTAGTTCGGATGGTGGGAGATCACCATCAGCAGCAGCGGAACGTTGCCGCtgaaagtaataataattattattgcttaTTGCAGCCTTCTGCGCAGGCTCAAGCCATAGCTCTGGCTGCAGGTCTGAATGGTGGTCGACGTGAGCCGGAGCATCAGTTGAATAAAAGGTGCTGTATCTACGAGAAAGATTCGGATTTTGTTAGTGATATTCTGCAGGTTTTCGATTCAATTCTTCTTCGTGAATCAAATAATAATTCCCCCTCATCTTCGTCATCCTCATCATCTTTGTCATCGTCATCGTGCGTCCCACAAAAAacaaacgaattaaaaaattgtgaaaataatCAAGTGGTTAATGAAATTTTCTCAAATGTCGCACCCCATTCAGAAACAAGTAgtgattcaaaaatattatgttcaGTTTCAGTAACAGTTTCGTCGCAATCACGAACACAGCAAATTAATCTCGAACAAATCATCTGTGAATTGGTGCTTTCGAAAAGTCTAAACAAACTGGTTATAACTTATGAAATTCCCCTTAAATGGTTCCTAAGTGGCGTTAGTAATTCAGCGTATCTTTCAAAACAACTTCCATATTCTCCCAcattgaaaaagatattccgTCGGTTTCAAGTGTTTTTGAGTAGAAAACAGAAGCAAAATACTCCAGTTCGAATGAGAGTTGTGTCAAGTGATCGGTGTGTGAGTAGTGCTAGTGTGGCAAGGTCATTAGAAACCAGTCAACCGGAACGCGCAATTCCATCAGCAATCGAAAATAATTACATTATTAAACGGAAAGCACCACTGCCACCACCACTTCCGCCACCGCTTAGGAAAGATTCTCTGAATTCGAATTCCAACGCAAAAATGACAGTGCCCAATGGAACGTCCAACACAAAGGCCGACAATGAGGAAAAGGAAGAACCCATCTACCAACCAATATGGAAGTTCAAGACTTTGGGTGAGGTCCAACAGACCGACATCACAGATGTGTACTTTGACGATCACCATCGCAACTTGCCCAGAAGATGTGACTCATATACTTCTCTGAGCGAGACTGATCGAGCCGATGATGTTGAAGATCTCGATGAATGGGAGCCCGATGACGAATTTACATTCACTACCAAGTTGGTCGCGAGGGCTAGTGCTGCGGCCGGTGGTGGCGGTGGCGGTGACAAGGAGGCGGACACCATCAGTGTGAATACAATACAATCGTCCGTCAGTGGAAGTACCATAACTGGATATGCTAGCAGTGTTAGTACGATGACTTTGGCTTCGGCTTCGTCGACGTCCAGCGCTGTCGGTGGAAACTTCACACATCACTTGTTTAGGAACATATGCATATTCTATAGCCCCAAAAATCCCAAACTACGTGCCGTTCTATACGAGTACGATCGGAATCGCTGTTCTAGCTATTTTGCGCACCAGATGCCGCCATCAGTTCCATTGCTAATGCCTGCCTCctctacgtcgtcgtcgtcgttgtcgttgtcgtcatcgtcatcgcctTCGTTCATTAAGAAGACAAGGCGAGGTGGTGTAAATTGTGGCGGTATTGATACGAATGGTTCTACTTCTACGCCAACGACAAGTGCGGATTATTATTACGATCGCGACGCCGCCGCCGTGAAGCGATCACCCTGCGAtggaaataagttttcaaaaaagtcaaGTGAAAGTGCCAGCCAAATACTAGCCGATTCAGTTCAAGCGTGGAAATATTTGCTGTTGGATGTAAATTATCTCGAGGATGAAGAAGACATGGTAAGTGAAAAATGTTTCATAACTTAACTGCCTCTATCTCTCTGCCTTTATCTCCAACACATCTCCGTAAAAAAATAATCCACTTCAgtgaaaatattataacaatcttttgttattgttattgtttttttttttcgtttcggaAAAACCGAACTATTTAGAGAAAAT
This window contains:
- the LOC129944066 gene encoding uncharacterized protein LOC129944066, translated to MPKGSTNSENVHFDFRGRTGDTSTSTINSVGSVKAASVRSSPTTSVTGNFIGSAKTGPFNNHQYSNIQIDSSKTLILSKFFNTSSSGGADSIPAYENLCSGCGYGVFGARGDLCNFCQYVLNGCPQDNIYENICDKCSQLFSGDECLACLSLENNKNKHINTHKYDNTNTNVNVNSSCSKKKKLKKRLIHSLLGSLKRVKSFNASTPLSSSLSSPQRQTPSSSSSLGNVKSPIRNRKLQIVHNVDGFENVFCTNETFDLNRICELKQQQKQQKQQLKASTSDHHIYGKLRISEDDHLHQARFKCIKQKSQSDDYLISASGGIGIGIEIADNSSVYCSTSLNSHDSFDIDNNNYSLSSSSYLHIRSSVSEWMTSLRCETHDYYSFGAPDTILSNPKSIPGNFAEFCAASSFVFYPKHKYLAYGYDHQMQTKSESLSRQVDAEFTQQMVNEFKRNLMEKPGPHNSVAYQQQLKTKRHGIHLKLDDIENKQLKLPELQQQRVQNNFHPVDVNFNFNVNANVNDDNLVRMVGDHHQQQRNVAAESNNNYYCLLQPSAQAQAIALAAGLNGGRREPEHQLNKRCCIYEKDSDFVSDILQVFDSILLRESNNNSPSSSSSSSSLSSSSCVPQKTNELKNCENNQVVNEIFSNVAPHSETSSDSKILCSVSVTVSSQSRTQQINLEQIICELVLSKSLNKLVITYEIPLKWFLSGVSNSAYLSKQLPYSPTLKKIFRRFQVFLSRKQKQNTPVRMRVVSSDRCVSSASVARSLETSQPERAIPSAIENNYIIKRKAPLPPPLPPPLRKDSLNSNSNAKMTVPNGTSNTKADNEEKEEPIYQPIWKFKTLGEVQQTDITDVYFDDHHRNLPRRCDSYTSLSETDRADDVEDLDEWEPDDEFTFTTKLVARASAAAGGGGGGDKEADTISVNTIQSSVSGSTITGYASSVSTMTLASASSTSSAVGGNFTHHLFRNICIFYSPKNPKLRAVLYEYDRNRCSSYFAHQMPPSVPLLMPASSTSSSSLSLSSSSSPSFIKKTRRGGVNCGGIDTNGSTSTPTTSADYYYDRDAAAVKRSPCDGNKFSKKSSESASQILADSVQAWKYLLLDVNYLEDEEDMIVSESQILKAQTIKEMDSTLPQVGVLQKFKSISSGNLLDIPVQEDKKSIAERMKNKFQRSALLKISPKAGKKSRKMLKGNEATSLYLEDGIQPKYPIFKAPLELLEMNETSYPDVPRFVVDCIEYIEQKDCIQMDGLYRASGNKLAIDELKQKLTESYIYDPKLLVTDDIHTLTSLLKLFFRELGSPLIPHDTYKSFPPTKNLMEPSAIEDIKKSLQTMQKPNRETLKFLIKHLTTVAHYSSENRMPASNLAIVWGPCILAINQIEFDIARMNTIAKVLIENYDKIFGDNERLVS